One genomic window of Elaeis guineensis isolate ETL-2024a chromosome 2, EG11, whole genome shotgun sequence includes the following:
- the LOC105045120 gene encoding large ribosomal subunit protein bL35c isoform X2, translated as MASSLCFTRVSTSLPLPFRCFHGVRLSHSPTAVPPQKKLGSSKTLSGSPLVLQKSLSPIPSPCQKPSNLTVFAAKGYKMKTHKASAKRFRVTGKGIIVRRRSGKQHLLAKKNTKRKLRLSKMHPVSRSDYDNVIGALPYLKVNRKAT; from the exons ATGGCATCTTCTCTCTGCTTCACGAGGGTATCTACGTCCCTCCCACTTCCGTTTCGCTGCTTCCATGGCGTCCGTCTCTCCCACTCTCCCACGGCGGTCCCTCCACAGAAGAAGCTCGGCTCCTCTAAAACCCTATCAGGATCACCTCTTGTCCTCCAGAAGAGCCTCTCTCCTATCCCATCGCCCTGTCAGAAGCCTTCTAATCTCACAGTTTTCGCTGCCAAGGGATACAAGATGAAGACCCACAAG GCGTCGGCGAAGCGGTTTCGGGTGACGGGTAAGGGGATTATAGTGAGGCGGCGGTCGGGAAAGCAGCACTTGCTCGCGAAGAAGAACACCAAGAGGAAGCTCCGGCTCTCCAAAATG CACCCAGTTAGCAGAAGTGACTATGACAATGTGATTGGTGCACTACCATACCTCAAAGTGAATCGGAAGGCAACCTGA
- the LOC105045120 gene encoding large ribosomal subunit protein bL35c isoform X1, with the protein MASSLCFTRVSTSLPLPFRCFHGVRLSHSPTAVPPQKKLGSSKTLSGSPLVLQKSLSPIPSPCQKPSNLTVFAAKGYKMKTHKASAKRFRVTGKGIIVRRRSGKQHLLAKKNTKRKLRLSKMWKQCRFSKPVEYVVWVSATEMLKILIYFN; encoded by the exons ATGGCATCTTCTCTCTGCTTCACGAGGGTATCTACGTCCCTCCCACTTCCGTTTCGCTGCTTCCATGGCGTCCGTCTCTCCCACTCTCCCACGGCGGTCCCTCCACAGAAGAAGCTCGGCTCCTCTAAAACCCTATCAGGATCACCTCTTGTCCTCCAGAAGAGCCTCTCTCCTATCCCATCGCCCTGTCAGAAGCCTTCTAATCTCACAGTTTTCGCTGCCAAGGGATACAAGATGAAGACCCACAAG GCGTCGGCGAAGCGGTTTCGGGTGACGGGTAAGGGGATTATAGTGAGGCGGCGGTCGGGAAAGCAGCACTTGCTCGCGAAGAAGAACACCAAGAGGAAGCTCCGGCTCTCCAAAATG TGGAAGCAGTGCAGATTTTCAAAACCAGTTGAATACGTTGTGTGGGTCTCTGCTACTGAAATGCTGAAGATCTTGATATACTTCAATTAA
- the LOC105045120 gene encoding large ribosomal subunit protein bL35c isoform X3: protein MASSLCFTRVSTSLPLPFRCFHGVRLSHSPTAVPPQKKLGSSKTLSGSPLVLQKSLSPIPSPCQKPSNLTVFAAKGYKMKTHKASAKRFRVTGKGIIVRRRSGKQHLLAKKNTKRKLRLSKMVLCHPAFLLLRNCSCTI, encoded by the exons ATGGCATCTTCTCTCTGCTTCACGAGGGTATCTACGTCCCTCCCACTTCCGTTTCGCTGCTTCCATGGCGTCCGTCTCTCCCACTCTCCCACGGCGGTCCCTCCACAGAAGAAGCTCGGCTCCTCTAAAACCCTATCAGGATCACCTCTTGTCCTCCAGAAGAGCCTCTCTCCTATCCCATCGCCCTGTCAGAAGCCTTCTAATCTCACAGTTTTCGCTGCCAAGGGATACAAGATGAAGACCCACAAG GCGTCGGCGAAGCGGTTTCGGGTGACGGGTAAGGGGATTATAGTGAGGCGGCGGTCGGGAAAGCAGCACTTGCTCGCGAAGAAGAACACCAAGAGGAAGCTCCGGCTCTCCAAAATG GTACTTTGTCATCCTGCATTCCTGTTATTGAGAAACTGCTCTTGCACCATATGA